One window of Papaver somniferum cultivar HN1 chromosome 9, ASM357369v1, whole genome shotgun sequence genomic DNA carries:
- the LOC113309121 gene encoding uncharacterized protein LOC113309121 isoform X2: MQNREQVNMDIVVEDLPSFLKSFSTLQNLYQLEQHTVGDRKVDPPRRKLNLRISWDSNLSKSEEMSQTCKVFGVILWPPFQSCIQSIAGCKARPRLLNLFSFLSSGTAAIIVPKNCEFMEVVEYVKHAGKFVTLHALEESCSRE, from the exons ATGCAGAACCGTGAACAAGTTAATATGgacatagttgttgaagatcttccATCATTTTTAAAAAGCTTTAGCACCTTGCAAAACCTATATCAACTTGAACAACAT ACTGTTGGGGACAGAAAGGTAGATCCGCCGAGGCGGAAGCTGAATTTGAGAATCTCTTGGGACTCAAACCTATCGAAGTCAGAGGAGATGAGCCAGACATGTAAAGTTTTTGGAGTTATTTTATGGCCGCCATTTCAGAG CTGTATTCAATCCATCGCTGGATGCAAAGCTCGTCCCAGATTGTTGAATTTATTCAGCTTTTTGTCTTCAGGAACTGCAG CAATTATAGTACCTAAAAATTGTGAATTCATGGAAGTGGTGGAGTACGTCAAGCACGCAGGGAAGTTTGTAACTTTGCACGCCTTGGAGGAAAGCTGCTCAAG GGAATGA
- the LOC113309121 gene encoding uncharacterized protein LOC113309121 isoform X1, which produces MQNREQVNMDIVVEDLPSFLKSFSTLQNLYQLEQHTVGDRKVDPPRRKLNLRISWDSNLSKSEEMSQTCKVFGVILWPPFQSCIQSIAGCKARPRLLNLFSFLSSGTAAIIVPKNCEFMEVVEYVKHAGKFVTLHALEESCSRWAWDW; this is translated from the exons ATGCAGAACCGTGAACAAGTTAATATGgacatagttgttgaagatcttccATCATTTTTAAAAAGCTTTAGCACCTTGCAAAACCTATATCAACTTGAACAACAT ACTGTTGGGGACAGAAAGGTAGATCCGCCGAGGCGGAAGCTGAATTTGAGAATCTCTTGGGACTCAAACCTATCGAAGTCAGAGGAGATGAGCCAGACATGTAAAGTTTTTGGAGTTATTTTATGGCCGCCATTTCAGAG CTGTATTCAATCCATCGCTGGATGCAAAGCTCGTCCCAGATTGTTGAATTTATTCAGCTTTTTGTCTTCAGGAACTGCAG CAATTATAGTACCTAAAAATTGTGAATTCATGGAAGTGGTGGAGTACGTCAAGCACGCAGGGAAGTTTGTAACTTTGCACGCCTTGGAGGAAAGCTGCTCAAG GTGGGCTTGGGACTGGTAA
- the LOC113312073 gene encoding ATP-dependent DNA helicase PIF1-like, producing MAKDDPNNLWTEDFLNTIAPGGLPPHRLILKIGAPIILWRNLDPSYGLCNGTRLRCKYLYRNFIDAEIITGSCSRLRVLIPMIPMEPPKEVIPPFKFVRKQFPVRAGFALTINKAQGHTIPHVGIYLLEPVFSHGQLYVALSRGVSRTTTKVLVKNGVLLDVSETCIKNVVFQDVLRSSDISIANN from the coding sequence ATGGCTAAAGATGACCCTAACAATTTGTGGACCGAAGATTTTCTCAACACTATTGCTCCAGGTGGATTGCCTCCTCACAGGCTTATACTCAAGATAGGTGCTCCGATAATTCTTTGGAGGAATCTTGATCCCAGTTATGGTCTTTGCAACGGCACGAGGTTGCGATGCAAATATTTGTATAGAAACTTCATTGATGCGGAGATCATTACTGGTAGTTGTTCAAGGCTCAGAGTCTTGATTCCAATGATACCCATGGAACCTCCCAAAGAGGTGATACCCCCATTCAAGTTCGTCCGCAAGCAATTTCCAGTTCGTGCAGGTTTTGCACTTACGATAAACAAGGCACAAGGGCATACAATACCACATGTTGGTATTTATCTACTAGAACCGGTGTTTAGTCACGGACAATTATATGTTGCTTTGTCTAGGGGAGTTTCAAGAACTACAACAAAAGTGTTAGTTAAGAATGGAGTTCTTCTGGATGTCTCTGAAACATGTATTAAAAATGTTGTGTTCCAAGATGTTCTCAGATCGTCTGACATTTCTATAGCAAATAACTAA